The DNA sequence AGGTCTGGTTTTCAGTGTGGGTGTTGACATGATTGTTGAcatctgtgtggtgtggttttcagtgtgggtgtggagaaCGCTGGCTCAACAACTGCCCGACGTGGATGCCCAGACAACAGAGATACCATGCCGCTCTGGTCAGTtgcctgtctgttcgtccgtgtgtcctttttcttttgtaGTGTTAGCAATGTgcgtctggctgtctggctgtctttccgcCTGTCTTCGTCCGTTCTTTCATTTTCTGTGCTCCCTGTGTCTTGCGCTCATTCAAGTcacctatgtctctgtctccctctgtttttctgtctctctggctgcctgcctatctgtctgtctgtctgtttccctatctctcttcagttctctgtctgttcacCAGTGGATTGTGGTTAAGGATGATCCCCGAAGTATTTCAGGTGTTGTACCTACGCTTTGACGCCTCGTTAATAATTCTGAAAGTGAAGCCATATGGTCAGTAACATGCATTGTTCACCCGCAAGCGTTCTTCTCTAATTGCGTTGATATTTCGGgtttgcacacgcacgcacgcgcacactaacacacaaaaacgcactcacacgcgcacacacactcacacaccacacaaacacacacgcacacacacacgcgcacatgcacacacacacgcgcacgcacacacatttacgctCACACAAACATTTGAACCATCCTTCGCAGACAACCCCCACCCACTTGCACTCAATCATACATGGCATAAGCTGTAAGCAGAACTATTGTTCAGATCATCTTCGTTGCTGTTGTCTGTTCATCAAACAACTACGCCTCTGTCAAGCCCATCGTGACCCATTCATGTCTGATTACTATGATGACCGCTACTGAATAGGCATGGTCGACCAGGCACAGACCAGGCCTGCTACATCCAGAGAGATAAGCTGGTTCTGGAAGACAGCTACCTTGTCAATGAGTATTGTCTTTTCCAGCTCCTTCTCGTGAGCTGCACACACCTTTCATGTCTTTCTGTGAACTGGGACTGCAGTCGTCAGCAACACTTCAGTGCACACGAATTGGTGTGGAACTGGAATTCGGACTGTGGACATGCCTTCGGGTATTCATCTGGATATAACGTTCTGTTTACAGTGTAAACCTACCTTTAAAAACGAACCTGGTCAGATGGTCGTTGAGCACTGCTGTTTGTGAGATGGCATACAGAACAGGACATGTCTGTTAAAGGCAAAGCCTCTCTCTGCAGTCTTCTCTGGCGATGGAGGGCTAATGTTCCATGTCCTTGCCCACCTCCAtcttcgtgatgatgatgatatggatcttaatatagcgcctatccgcggtcagagaccaagctctaagcactttacaaacaccgagtcatttggacaacaggcttgccttcctgggtagagccgattgaaaGCTACCATTggacactcatcattcgtttcctgtgtcattcaatcaggtttcagttacgcacacacaccctcacacagacatgtagcattttacgtcTGTGAccattttgcttatttatcctGCCATGTGGGCAGCGATAGTCctatttcgggggtgtgcatactgggtatgatcttgtttccataatccaccgaacacttGACATGAAATACAGGATATtttacgtgcatatttgatcttgtgcgtgcgtatacacacgaagcgggttcaggcacaagcaggtctgcgaatatattgacctggaagatcggataaatctccacccttaacggGATCGATCTCGGCAGAATTCAGTGCtctgaccatttgaccaccgcacctgtCAGTGTGCTGCTGGGCGTCAGAGGGTCATGTCATCGTCAGTATGCCTGAAGAGGATGACGTCATCGTCAGTATGCCTGAAGAGGATGACGTCATCGTCAGTATGCCTGAAGAGGATGACGTCATCGTCAGTATGCCTGAAGAGGATGACGTCATCGTCTGTATGCCTGAAGAGGATGACGTCATCGTCAGTATGCCTGAAGAGGATGACGTCATCGTCAGTATGCCTGAAGAGGATGACGTCATCGTCAGAGGCTGGCACTACCACCCCGAACAGGATGCTATGTTCATCAAATTCAAGTTGAACCTTCAGGCGGATACAGAGTTCGATAAGCTCGACCCAGGCTGACTGTGGCCAGTAGACCGCTGTGTTTCTGGAGCCTCATGTCCATATCTACAGCATAGCCACAGAaaatttgttgttttgggttttttaaggtacgtgttttattctgttttagaCACACAGACTCTtgcgcaggcagacagacgcgcacagagaacacacacatgcacacacacaaacacatcacatacaagtattcgtgcgcgcgcccgcgcacacgcgcacccacacacattcacatccacacaatgcatacaaacacacacacacacacacacacacacacatacacacgagagagagagagagagagagagagagagagagagaatggcaatgaCAATGGCATTTATTTGATTATACATACATGTTCActtagagtgtgtgtgagagagagagaaagacagagagaggagcatggatgatcaaaacaaaacaaaacaaacaggggaGGTGTCCctgagggaaaacaaaacaaaagcaatggAAGTATTTTGCTCTGGCAAATGGTCTTCAGAACATAATTTGTAAAGCTGATAGAGAGCAGACCAAGTATTCTAATTTCTATGtaataatgattgtgatgatgatgacgaggattgTGATAgtaatgtaataatgatgatgatggtgatgattatcatgataatgTGAACAGTAAAACCATTTCAGAAGCACACACCTTTCATATGTTGAAGGGTTCCAATCgcatcacaagaaaaaaaaattagataaagGAAAGGAACATGACTGAATGTACATGTACTCGTGTATTTACGCACGTATGTTTCtacagaacgaacacacacacacacacacacacacacacacatatatatatatatatatatatatatatattaacacacacacacacacacacacacacacacacacacacacacacacacgaccccccacTCTGCCCGCCCGAGCATAAAACCAATGAAGAAAAAGCGTCGATTCCTATTATAGCAAAGTTACAACGCACAATGAAAAGCTCGTCAATCATTCATGACAcgttctttaaaaacaaaacaaaaacaaaaacacaaacacgttCAAAAAACGTTCCAAACCGTGCGACGTTACTGCTCTAAAAGTGTTGTTGCTTCTGTATTAATTCgtaaaaaaaatcttggaatAGGAATAAGCAGGATACGtacatttttgtttgtatgtacatgtacacTCGTGCATGTGCATGAtggtcgtgttcgactatgacagcagaggaggtaactgctgtcgcgactatctgtgctagaatttgattatagtggagagtgtcatgcccaagttacacccccactctctcagccaagagggttttataggacagtcggtgttggggatggttcccaaaggccaactagcctcctgGGCtggagcactaagagccagtgcaattttgcctcatagtttgagagtcacagtccttcacaaaagactaagctgtaaatgatttcccattgcactaGTGATCACCAGTCTGTGATATGAGCTGAGTGCTGGGCAACTCGTGCATAATACACACATGATATACACTATTATCGAGTTACATCATGCAGGGGAGCTGTAATATCAAAACCAGAAAAATCAACTCCACAACCAGAATCAATTATAATATAACATTAACTGTTATTAtaacaataatattgataatgatgacaacaacaaatatcatggTGATGAATGAACATAGATGATAGTTATGATCAGTTTAGAATGcttcaccatggacacacacacacacacacacacacacacacacacacacacacacacacacacacacacatacacacaaaaggaaCGTTGTTGTTCCATGGCTCCATGCACAGCAGACACAATGTCGGTCTGTATACTGTCCAGTCAGCAGTGATGTAATCAGCTGTGTGCTGGCAGCTGGCCGTGTTGTCACCGGCGGACCAGTTGGAAACAGTTGGTCCACCTCGTTAGGAGACGGCGTGTTAggtgctggacttctgatccagtgttccctTACTTCTGCCGTTTTAATTAACCTACCGCAGCCGGTGtcagacacccattcacacctgagtggagtgagaaaaatcggagtaaaaaGCTTTTGATAGGAACAGCACACCATGGCGAAACAGGGCCTGATGAGTCATGTTAATACTGGATCACCAATACAACGTCTGACTGATTCAGCCACGGCGCCTCTCTTTCTCCAGTAAATACAATGTTGAAAAAATTAATTACAGGATGCTTGTGGTTTGCGAGTTCGTGAAGGAAGGTGGTGGGTGCTGTGTTGGAACACTGTTCGGGTGTCGGTCTGGTGGAGCTGGTGTCTCGCTGAAGGCTTGAGCCGTGGGCGAGGTTTTTGTGCGCGTTGAGCTGCCCCTGACGCGGTGTGGGCCGCTGTGGACGGGCTGCTGGTGGGTGTCCAGggattgttggtgttggtggctcTCCCCACCTGGCCCCGTCAGGGTGACGGAGTGCTGGGGTACAGGTGCAAACCGGGCGTGGTGGTTTTCGGCGACAGGGCCGTCTGCATCGCCCTCCATGGAgccttgataatgataatgatgatgataataataatgatgatgataataatatagttCATTTATATTGCACTTTTCCTTAACAACTAGAAAACTCAAAGCTTATTACAATTAGTTATTAAATGAGTACAGTGCTGTAAGACATGTCAACATGATACCAGTCAAAAATATGTAAAATTAACAAAATCGTGAAGATGATTTATTGGCCGCTGACGATCCAGGTCCCCCTTCTGCATTGGAGGTAAAAAGCAAGTTTTGTTGTTATatagtgttcatttatttatacatttcaTCGTTtctgttatctatttatttactcatctgtatatttattcattcaaagcaGCAGATTCAGTATGGCGTAGATGGAACTGTCATCACCATGTGATGAATCattgaaagtgaaaatgaaaatgcCCGAActgccacgctctctctctctctctctctctcacacacacacacacacacacaactggtttTTGAAAAGTTTAATTTACATTATTTGTCTTATTGATTGTTTCGCTAGTTTTCTTACGTTCAGTACGTTTGACACTGCAATTGATAACTGTGACATGAGGACTGTAGTCAGACCGATGTCAGTAAAAAGCGTCTGAAACAGCTGAACCTGTCTtctaaacagaaaaatatatattacaACCGTGTCCAAAATGGCACAGAATTAGCCTCGCCAGATTCAGGTCGAAACCACTCGGACTAAGTGCGTATAAGAATTAGTCTCAAACCGACCTGTCCACACTCGCCTCTTGTCCACTGTACGGTCTTACAAAGGGAGAATAAGTCACATCTCTTGTTTAAATGTAAAGCCTGTCATGATATCCGTCAAGAATGCGACGGCTTTAAAGCCTATTTAGCAAAGAATGGAGGTCTTTTGGCATGCGCAACACAAATCAGGAATAAACAGTACAGGCACTTGCAAAGTTTAGTGCCGAAGCATATAGCCTTCGGTGAAAAAAGTAAGATAATAATACACAGTTATTTAAAGGGGAAAATCGAATAATGTGTAGTCAGGTACGTACAACATTTATATTTTTCCTCAGATGCATTGTGATTCTTTCACAACTCATTTATCAAAGTGGATAGTCGAGATGACAATTACTTTACCTGTATATTTTcattacttatttgtttctgttgaGCTTTCTTTTCATCGTAATGTTTGTTACTTGAATCATTTCTCATTCGGATTTATGAGCTGTTCATATCAACCCTTTCAGTTGTGAgttctgaactgtgtgtgtgtgtgtgtgtgtgtgtgtgtgtgtgtgtgtgttgctcggaACGTCACTTCAAACACGTAGTGATATTTAATGTAAAGAGACTGATTTCCTGTATTTCTCATCTTTGTGGTTAAATGTATTCAGTATTTGTTGGAATTAACTTAGATGGAAGATCACATATAACCCAATAAAAGGTACAGAATGTTATTAGATTTAGATAACAGAAGTAAGAGAAATTTAGTATCTGACGTAAGAATTCAACTTTAAGAGTaaggttttggttgttgttgctgttagatTAAGGTGTAGGAGACAGCAGCGAATATGATAACACACAGTGCAGCAGTCACTTGGTTCTCCCCAGGTAGggagccttttgtgcaaatgactccgtgtttgtaaaacccttagagcttggtctctgaccgaggacaggcgctgtttAAGTAtgtagaaaaacaaagaaagaaagaatatattaCGCAGAAGGCTGGTCGATTCTAGTTGACAAGATTTGAATgttcatattcaaaatagtgacaTTTGATTTATTTATATCGAATGGTCTGTCATAATCTTATGTACTCATGTATGTCAGTGAAACTTGATAGACATCTAAAACATTACTGCAAGGTTTAGATCTGGTGTGACTGAACTATTATCCACTGTTATCGGTATCGACAATCATGTTCCCAAAATCTGAATTGTCTATAATGTCGAGAAAGCAAAGAAGACGAAGCCAGTTTTGTACTGTGTTGACCAGTTATAAGAGTTTTAGATAAAAGGTGCTCCCTGTTAAATGCTTTCAAGACGTTTGCATACTTTGACTTATTTTGTtattaacaaatgaaatgaaCGTAATATATTTTAATTTCCACGTGTATAGAGCACTCAAGAGGTGAAGCGTAAGTCACACAATGAAGACCAGTGTGAGTGTGCGACTCTGTTGTGTGTTCCCATTGCAAGGGGTTGTGGCCTTCctgaatgaatctctctctctctctctctcttagaaccaAATTTCTCAAGAATTCGGTCAGAACTCCCATGCATCCAGCTCCAGGTAGCAAATGTCCACCAGATGCAGAGTCTGTCCAGATATGTTTTCCATTAAGTCAACAGACGAAAGAATAAACTCTGCCCAGTTTAATAATGGATCTCTTATTATTCGAGAATAACATTAATATGAAGTATCCTGTAACTAAACATCTGTAAGCATGATTACACATGGTCAGCCTACTTTATGATTAGTTAAACAGTTTACGtgttgtatagtatagtatcaTGTATTTATATTCAGACGATCTGTATTTATATTCAGACGATCAAAATTATCATTAACGCAAATGGGGTAATGTGTGTAAACAGATTACTTTACAATGATAATCAATGTAATAACAATATTGCTGGGAATGCTTTGAGGACTGAACCGCAAGTCCATCATGTTGTCAacgacaccccctcccctgatatgGCTTCCATTTTATTGTGGCCCTAGACAGATTACGTTAAAACGTTCGGGTTCGGGttcgggttctctctctctctctctgtaaataataataatgaatatttggacgcgcTATccccggagagcccagagcgttaacaatttttttgtaatacaattacacatatatacattgatgcagatacacttcataacattcatttgcctatacgcatcacaaaataaacaggtcacacacacacacacacacacacacacacacacacacaccaggcattcattccgatacagccccattcctctcaccacccaccaacaatcccagacagacacacagggcggaaaaactaatcataacaactgtggaaaaggtaagttttgagagctgatttgaatgaggacaaagcctgagcgtgtcggacagaataagggagtttgttccagatgacaggttcAATGAAAGAgcggtcattgtgtgtgtgtgtatatatatatatatatgtatatatatatatatatataaacatttctAAAATAATGAAGATGGATGAAGactgtaaaataaaaacaaactcacCAACTGAGTTCTGATCGTCGGCCtcgtttttctccctccccctcctccctcgctccacccccgccctccctttgGCCAGCCGGCACAGCCAGACCCCTAGGGAGATGAGGTCCGGAGTGACGACTAGGAGCAGGACCAAGACCAGCATGCCGATTCCCAGGGATCCAATGGTCTGGGCCGAAGGTCTGTTATCCTGGGCACTGGTCTTGCTACGGGTCTTGGCGGAGGTCTGGCTGGTGATGGTCAAGTTCCTCTTGATCACCCGGGCTGCCTCCTCCGCCTTGGCCTTCTCCGCAGGGGAGGGCGAGTTCTCGTTCTGACGGCCACAGAATAAAAGTTGGCAAGCGATTCTATAAAACATTATAAACGGAGAAcgtccacaaaaaacaacaacttgaagtTACAAAATGACTCGCTTTGGTTAGAACTTTCTACGTCTCAAACTATAGTTTTGTCTTCTTAGACTGTTAAATAGAAATGACAGTTTCaggttttcaaggaggcgtcacttagttcggataaatccatatgcgctacaccatacctgctagacagatgcctgaaaGAAGTATAACTCAGCGTGCTTGACAGGCCTTGCGTGCATGCATTATATTTGTATACAATTCagagtggattaaaaaaaaaatcaacatgtaATTTTGCCATGGGTACTTTCTCAGtacgcgaagtgcatgctgcaaacggaaccttggtttgttgtctcatcccaatgacttgacgctcagtttgattttccagtcaaacttggaagaagatgcaagagcgggaatcgaacccagaccctcacggaaccCGTGTTGGTAGATAAGTGTCTtcagcattctgccaccttcctccttacagtGGAGGAAAACGCAAgaccaaagcacaacacaacatagaacagcacaacatacaacacagcatACTACATGGTATCATTCAACAGAAAAAGCAAAGTTTGGCAGAGATGTGTGTTCAGATCTGTTGATGAGCATCCAGAGAAAGAGTCACAAAAGGtaaggatacagacagacactttgATCAGTGTCTGCGCTTCATACAATCTGTTCGTCTTAGGGGTTGTTTTAAATGGAGATGACAGTGGCGGTAAAGTCAAGACCAAAGAGAAGTTATGAGTATTATTCAGCAGAGAAAGTAGAGTCTGGTATGGATGCGAGTACAGTTCAGGTtatggacacacagagaaaagaggcaCTTCACCTGACGGCACTGGCATTTAGGCATCGGTTGGGTGACGTGGGATGGCGGttgtgatgctggtgatgatgatggtgtggctGTAGTGATGGCGGGATTTGTTAGAGAGCTGGAGAACCctgaggagtaagaagaagagggagtgaaggaggacATCGTTGG is a window from the Babylonia areolata isolate BAREFJ2019XMU chromosome 15, ASM4173473v1, whole genome shotgun sequence genome containing:
- the LOC143290156 gene encoding uncharacterized protein LOC143290156; the encoded protein is MEGDADGPVAENHHARFAPVPQHSVTLTGPGGESHQHQQSLDTHQQPVHSGPHRVRGSSTRTKTSPTAQAFSETPAPPDRHPNSVPTQHPPPSFTNSQTTSIL